One stretch of Juglans microcarpa x Juglans regia isolate MS1-56 chromosome 3D, Jm3101_v1.0, whole genome shotgun sequence DNA includes these proteins:
- the LOC121255790 gene encoding LOW QUALITY PROTEIN: uncharacterized protein LOC121255790 (The sequence of the model RefSeq protein was modified relative to this genomic sequence to represent the inferred CDS: inserted 1 base in 1 codon) has translation MEIISRAPFAEVIAFHESKAYGTKLYDVEVDQWRNRFTVRGEEPYKTLPGDVFVLADAKPKDVSDLQRIGRQWAFVAVTEIPEDDDSPSTRFKVKALKDIEVDAGNHKSLFVIFLINTIPNKRIWNALHMPGNLQIIKKVLCTNSLIEEDCDLCSAESDGSHKMEGELIKYKLNEPQTQAFLACLRKMHCSHKTEVELIWGPPGTGKTKIICTLLLSFFRMGYRTLTCAPTDVAITRVASGITELVKESLETDGSFCSLGDILLFGNKERLKLGSGIEEIYLDHRVQRLTECLGHQTGWRHCFNSMIDLLEDCVSQYHMLLEHESIIEREKSKEKEIKEESRDETDASNEKYKSFLDFVRKRFVSISSPLKNCFLVFCTHLPKSYTQSNFQNMISLSGLLESFETLLFQDSVLSEVLEELFSRLEVVGDTLHPLMDVPFQLQARRRECLSVLKTLLGSFNELELPMGMNKESTMDFCLQAASLVLCTASSSYKLHSVAMRPLSILVIDEAAQLNECESAIPLQLPGLRHAILVGDECQLPALVESNISSEAGFGRSLFERMSSLGHSRHLLNIQYRMHPSISSFPNLNFYCNRILDAPNVKRKGYEKHYLPGPMFGTYSFINIVDGREERGDVGYGWRNLVKVAVVMKILHNVYKAWDGSRQKLCIGVISPYAAQVVAIQDRLRRKYVNTDGFAVKVKSVDGFXGGEEDIIIISTVRSNRHASIGYLLNPQGTNVALTRARHCLWILGNEGTLGNSHSIWEDLVLDAKKRQCFFNADEDKDLHKALLDVKREFEQFDDLLNGDSILFRSARWKVLFSDNFLKSFKKLKSVTRKNSVIGLLHKLSQGWRPKKRWSSPVCGSSSQIIKQFKVEDLYIVCANDIRKGWSDVVKELRYFQVLKVWDILPAEEIPKLIERLDSMFGKYADDFLNRCKQKCLEGDLEVPKSWSSSFGIVWIRNVANIENESDLVGCTSDGRSYVENAKVSESLMLMKFYSFSSGVVGQLLSNKDCGELDLLFEVTDQEQEIIVFPRSAFILGRSGTGKTTVLTRKLIEKEKVFQMATELFYGVKSDNLVHSPENEIEGTLAETKRTILHQLFVTVSHKLCYAVKLQVTQLISQLKSFQICGNWGLGLALSVMGDCSKGTGSNDIDDFDDAVQFKDIPDSFVGVPTMSYPLVITFHKFLMMLDGTVGNSYFERFHEVRKLNPSRVGGRSVALETFIKLKEVNYERFSLSYWPHFNAKLITKLDSSRVFTEIISHIKGGPQAVEEGDGKLSRDDYLLLSNSRVSSLSRQEREIIYELFQNYEKMKMENGEFDLADLVIDLHHRLRSGSYNGDKIDFVYIDEVQDLTLSQIALFKYICKNVEEGFVFSGDTAQTIARGIDFRFQDIRSLFYKKFLLESESSGHNKREEKGIMSNIFHLSQNFRTHDGVLKLAHSVLELLYCFFPQSIDVLEPENSLVYGEAPILLESGINENAIITIFGCSGNSIVGFGAEQVILVRDDFARKEVAKYVGKQALVLTIVECKGLEFQDVLLYNFFGSSPSKNKWRVIYEYMKEYDLLDSTSPSTFSTKHNVLCSELKQLYVAVTRTRQRLWICENTEEFCKPMFEYWKKKCLVQVRQLDYLLAQAMQVASSSEEWRSRGMKLYHDCNYEIATMCFERARDTYWERRSKAAGLRAKADRMRHLNLEAANVILREAADIFEAIGECDSAARCFCELGEYERAGRLYSEKCGESKLEKAGECFSLAGCYELAADVYARGYFFPECLKVCSKGKLFDKGFEYIQYWEQDATIDVGKVIGKIEQEFLEGCALHYYEVKDHTSMMRFVKGFHSTELMRKFLKPLGCFDELLLLEEELGNFLEAANIVKLRGEILKASDLLGKAGNFKEASMLILLFVLSSSLWTAGSKGWPLKQFTEKQVLLAKAKSFAKNESNNFYACVCTEADVLSNEKTSVSVMKNSLNSSQRHKSACGEIISARKIIDAHLHTDLSKYMWEDYFVFDQIKHSDQMISGNQISVETLVHFWNFWKDHVVNIFKYLRSLETQDFNECKQYGDFCLNYMGVWRQFRELNAIYLLLNPGADWVRDSDN, from the exons ATGGAGATTATTTCAAGAGCCCCTTTTGCTGAAGTAATTGCATTTCATGAATCTAAGGCATATGGAACAAAATTGTATGATGTTGAGGTTGATCAGTGGAGAAACAGATTCACTGTTCGTGGCGAGGAGCCTTACAAGACATTGCCAGGAGATGTATTTGTTTTAGCAGATGCAAAACCCAAGGATGTTTCTGATTTACAAAGAATAGGAAGGCAATGGGCTTTTGTAGCTGTCACCGAAATTCCAGAGGATGATGATAGCCCATCAACCAGATTCAAAGTCAAAGCATTGAAAGACATTGAAGTTGATGCTGGGAACCATAAGTCtttatttgtgattttcttGATAAATACAATCCCTAACAAGAGAATATGGAACGCATTGCACATGCCGGGAAATCTACAGATTATCAAGAAAGTTTTGTGCACTAATTCTTTG ATTGAGGAAGATTGTGATCTCTGCTCTGCAGAGAGTGATGGCAGCCACAAGATGGAAGGGgaactaataaaatataaactgaaTGAACCCCAAACCCAGGCATTTCTGGCATGTCTTCGAAAGATGCATTGCAGCCACAAGACGGAAGTGGAACTTATATGGGGCCCGCCTGGTACagggaaaacaaaaatcatttgtACTCTGCTCTTATCGTTTTTTAGAATGGGATATAGAACTCTTACCTGTGCCCCAACAGATGTTGCAATTACACGAGTGGCCTCCGGCATAACAGAGTTGGTGAAAGAATCGCTTGAAACTGACGGTTCGTTTTGCTCATTGGGAGATATTCTTTTGTTTGGGAATAAGGAGCGACTCAAACTTGGTTCAGGCATTGAAGAGATATATTTAGATCATCGGGTCCAAAGGCTTACAGAGTGCTTGGGACATCAGACTGGTTGGAGGCATTGTTTCAATTCAATGATTGATCTTCTTGAGGATTGTGTTTCTCAGTATCACATGCTCTTGGAACATGAATCgataatagagagagaaaagagcaaagaaaaagagatcAAAGAGGAAAGCAGGGACGAAACTGATGCTAGCAACGAAAAGTACAAGTCATTTCTTGATTTTGTGAGAAAAAGATTCGTTTCTATTTCATCACCACTCAAAAATTGTTTTCTAGTCTTCTGTACACATTTACCCAAAAGTTACACTCAAAGCAATTTCCAAAACATGATTTCTCTAAGTGGCCTACTTGAGTCTTTTGAAACCTTATTGTTTCAAGATAGTGTGTTGTCTGAAGTGCTGGAGGAGCTTTTTTCTCGTTTAGAAGTAGTTGGAGATACTTTGCACCCACTTATGGATGTACCCTTCCAGTTGCAAGCAAGGAGAAGAGAATGCCTTTCTGTTCTAAAAACTCTTCTGGGTTCATTTAATGAACTTGAGCTTCCAATGGGTATGAACAAAGAATCAACAATGGATTTTTGTCTTCAAGCGGCTTCCTTAGTTTTATGCACTGCTTCAAGTTCTTACAAACTGCATTCGGTGGCAATGAGACCACTGAGCATTCTGGTTATTGATGAAGCTGCACAATTAAATGAGTGTGAGTCAGCCATACCCCTTCAACTTCCAGGTTTAAGGCATGCTATTCTGGTTGGGGATGAGTGCCAATTACCAGCATTGGTTGAAAGCAAT ATTTCTAGCGAAGCTGGTTTTGGGAGGAGTCTATTTGAGAGAATGAGCTCACTGGGTCACTCGAGGCATCTTCTTAATATACAGTATCGAATGCATCCGTCTATAAGTTCTTTcccaaatttgaatttttattgcaACCGGATCTTAGATGCTCCGAATGTTAAAAGAAAAGGCTATGAAAAGCACTACCTTCCAGGGCCAATGTTTGGTActtattcttttataaatatagtaGATGGAAGAGAAGAACGAGGTGATGTTGGGTATGGTTGGAGAAACCTGGTCAAAGTTGCTGTTGTCATGAAAATATTGCACAATGTCTACAAAG CTTGGGATGGTTCAAGACAGAAGCTCTGTATTGGTGTAATATCTCCTTATGCTGCTCAAGTAGTTGCAATTCAGGACAGACTTAGAAGGAAGTATGTTAATACTGATGGGTTCGCAGTGAAGGTGAAATCAGTTGATGGTT AGGGTGGGGAGGAggacataataataatatcaactGTGAGATCTAATAGGCATGCATCAATTGGGTACTTATTGAATCCTCAGGGAACGAATGTTGCTCTTACCAGGGCGAG GCACTGTCTATGGATCTTGGGAAATGAAGGTACACTCGGTAATAGTCACTCTATCTGGGAAGACTTAGTCCTTGATGCTAAGAAACGTCAGTGTTTCTTTAATGCTGATGAAGACAAGGATTTACACAAAGCACTTTTAGATGTGAAGAGAGAGTTTGAACAATTTGATGATTTGCTGAATGGAGATAGCATACTTTTCAGAAGTGCAAGGTGGAAG GTTCTTTTCAGTGATAATTTTctgaaatcatttaaaaaattgaagtcTGTGACGAGAAAAAACTCGGTTATAGGACTTCTGCATAAACTTTCCCAGGGCTGGAGACCCAAGAAGAGATGGTCAAGTCCAGTTTGTGGAAGTTCTTCACAGATCATAAAGCAATTTAAGGTTGAAGATCTTTATATTGTTTGTGCAAATGACATCAGAAAGGGATGGAGTGACGTAGTAAAGGAACTGAGGTACTTTCAAGTTTTGAAGGTCTGGGATATATTACCTGCAGAGGAAATTCCAAAATTAATCGAACGGCTTGATAGCATGTTTGGGAAATATGCAGATGACTTTCTTAATCGCTGCAAACAGAAATGTCTTGAGGG GGATTTGGAAGTTCCGAAGAGTTGGTCAAGCTCTTTTGGTATTGTATGGATTAGGAATGTTGCTAAtattgaaaatgagagtgatttAGTTGGTTGCACTTCTGACGGTAGAAGTTATGTTGAGAATGCAAAGGTTAGTGAGAGTCTGATGCTGATGAAATTCTACTCTTTCTCATCTGGTGTAGTGGGCCAGTTGCTTTCAAACAAGGATTGTGGTGAATTGGATCTTTTATTTGAAGTAACTGATCAAGAGCAGGAGATAATTGTTTTTCCTAGAAGTGCTTTTATACTTGGACGGTCAGGTACTGGGAAAACCACTGTTTTGACTAGGAAgttaatagagaaagaaaaggtgTTCCAGATGGCAACAGAATTATTTTATGGTGTGAAGAGCGATAACCTTGTGCATAGCCCAGAGAATGAGATTGAGGGGACCTTGGCGGAAACGAAGAGAACTATATTGCACCAGCTTTTTGTGACAGTGAGCCATAAACTGTGTTATGCTGTCAAACTACAGGTCACACAACTCATTTCTCAGTTGAAAAG CTTTCAAATCTGTGGGAATTGGGGATTAGGCTTAG ctcTGTCTGTGATGGGTGATTGCTCTAAAGGTACCGgttcaaatgatattgatgattttgacGATGCAGTTCAATTCAAGGACATCCCAGATTCTTTTGTTGGTGTTCCTACCATGTCCTATCCTCTTGTGATaacatttcataaatttctGATGATGCTTGATGGAACTGTGGGCAATTCCTACTTTGAAAGATTTCATGAAGTGAGAAAACTTAATCCTAGTCGAGTTGGTGGTAGATCAGTTGCCTTAGAGACCTTTATAAAGTTGAAGGAAGTTAATTATGAGAGGTTTAGTTTATCATACTGGCCCCATTTCAATGCCAAGCTAATTACAAAGCTTGACTCTTCCAGAGTTTTCACAGAGattatttctcatataaaaGGTGGCCCACAAGCTGTAGAGGAAGGTGATGGTAAGCTCAGCCGTGACGACTATCTTTTACTATCAAATAGCCGTGTTTCCAGTTTAAGTAGacaggagagagaaataatatatgagctctttcaaaattatgaaaagatgAAGATGGAAAATGGTGAGTTTGATCTAGCTGATCTTGTGATAGATCTACATCATCGTTTGAGAAGTGGAAGCTACAATGGTGataaaattgattttgtatACATAGATGAGGTTCAGGATCTTACATTGAGCCAAATTGCGTTATTCAAATATATCTGCAAAAATGTTGAAGAAGGTTTTGTTTTCTCTGGTGATACAGCACAAACTATTGCAAGGGGAATTGATTTTAGGTTCCAGGATATACGATCTCTATTCTACAAGAAGTTTCTACTGGAATCAGAAAGCAGTGGTcataataaaagagaagaaaaaggaataatGTCAAATATTTTCCATCTGAGCCAGAACTTCCGTACTCATGATGGGGTTCTCAAACTAGCACACAGTGTTCTTGAACTTCTATATTGTTTCTTTCCTCAATCGATTGATGTTTTGGAGCCTGAGAATAGTCTTGTGTATGGAGAAGCTCCGATTTTGCTTGAATCAGGGATCAATGAAAATGCAATCATCACTATTTTTGGATGTAGTGGAAATAGTATTGTTGGCTTTGGTGCAGAGCAGGTAATATTGGTACGGGATGATTTTGCTCGGAAGGAAGTTGCCAAATATGTTGGGAAGCAAGCTCTTGTTCTAACCATTGTGGAGTGTAAGGGCCTTGAGTTTCAG GATGTATTGTTGTACAACTTTTTTGGCTCATCACCTTCGAAAAATAAATGGAGGGtaatatatgaatatatgaAGGAATACGATTTGCTCGACTCAACTTCACCTAGCACCTTTTCCACCAAACACAATGTCTTGTGCTCAGAACTAAAGCAACTTTATGTAGCTGTCACACGAACAAGGCAGAGATTGTGGATTTGTGAGAATACAGAGGAGTTCTGCAAACCAATGTTTGAATATTGGAAGAAAAAGTGTCTTGTCCAAGTCAGACAACTGGACTACTTACTTGCTCAGGCAATGCAAGTTGCTAGCAGTTCAGAGGAGTGGAGGTCAAGGGGCATGAAG CTATATCATGATTGTAACTATGAAATAGCAACAATGTGCTTTGAAAGAGCCAGAGATACTTATTGGGAAAGAAGATCTAAGGCTGCTGGCCTTAGAGCCAAGGCTGACCGAATGCGACATTTGAATCTTGAAGCAGCAAATGTTATACTTAGGGAAGCTGCTGATATATTTGAAGCAATAGGCGAGTGTGATTCTGCTGCCCGTTGTTTTTGTGAGTTGGGGGAGTATGAAAGAGCAG GCAGGCTTTATTCAGAAAAATGTGGGGAGTCAAAGCTGGAAAAGGCAGGGGAATGCTTTTCTCTTGCTGGATGTTATGAACTTGCAGCTGATGTTTATGCTAGGGGCTATTTTTTCCCAGAATGTTTAAAAGTTTGCTCCAAGGGAAAATTATTTGACAAGGGTTTCGAGTACATTCAGTATTGGGAGCAAGATGCAACTATAGACGTTGGAAAAGTAATAGGAAAAATTGAACAAGAATTTCTAGAGGGTTGTGCTCTTCATTATTATGAGGTTAAAGATCACACATCCATGATGAGGTTTGTTAAAGGTTTTCATTCCACAGAATTGATGCGCAAGTTTTTGAAGCCTCTGGGTTGCTTTGATGAGCTTTTGTTGTTGGAAGAAGAACTGGGCAACTTCTTAGAGGCAGCAAACATTGTGAAGCTAAGAGGGGAGATTCTAAAAGCTTCTGATCTCCTTGGGAAGGCTGGAAATTTCAAAGAAGCATCCATGCTAATTCTCCTCTTTGTGTTGTCCAGCTCATTATGGACAGCTGGAAGTAAAGGCTGGCCTTTAAAGCAGTTTACAGAGAAGCAAGTGCTTTTGGCAAAAGCAAAGTCATTTGCTAAGAACGAGTCCAACAACTTCTATGCTTGTGTTTGTACAGAGGCTGATGTTTTATCAAACGAGAAGACTAGTGTGTCCGTCATGAAAAATTCTTTGAATTCTTCTCAGAGACATAAGAGTGCTTGCGGTGAAATAATATCCGCTCGAAAAATTATAGATGCTCATCTTCATACAGACTTGTCAAAGTATATGTGGGaagattattttgtttttgatcaaataaaGCATTCAGATCAGATGATCTCTGGAAATCAGATTTCTGTAGAAACACTTGTTCACTTTTGGAATTTTTGGAAAGATCATGTTGTGAACATTTTCAAGTATCTCAGAAGTCTTGAAACCCAAGATTTTAATGAATGTAAACAATATGGAGATTTCTGTTTGAATTACATGGGAGTGTGGAGACAGTTCCGTGAACTTAACGCAATCTATCTTTTGCTCAACCCTGGTGCTGATTGGGTGAGGGATAGTGATAATTGA